The nucleotide sequence AATGCAATAAGTTTTGAGTCGTTCAGAGCAAGCGTAAAGCCAGCCAGTGCTCCTGTAAATTCGACCAGCGCATCATTCAGCCCAAGTACCACAGAACCCATGTACGAAAGCCGTTCTTCGTTAATCATACCAATAAGCTGCTCTTCATGCTTCTCTTCTTCGCGACCTAGTTGCACTATCTCGGGGAAGTTCTTGTAGCGGTAATACATTTCATGCGCGTCAGACTCGCCATCTTCCATTAGTTTGATGGCAAAAGTAAGTCCCAATACCCTGGCAAGCACATAATAGAGAATCACTTTCCAGGAATAGGGCGACGGAATTACCTCCGTATATTTCATGAGTACTTCGCAATGTTTGAGCTCTTCGCTTGATATTGCATTTAAAATCTTTTTATTACTCTCGTCTTTTTCGATTGTAGCCAAACGTGCGTACAATATGGATGACGTAATTTCATCACGCTGAAAACGGATAAAATCTTTTCTGGTTTTGTTATCTATGTCCATTTTTCAATTAATTTTAGGGAAATGCTTTTTCCGGTCGATAGCATTTAGCTAGGCAAAGGTATGCAAATAAGATAAAAATACGGACTATACAAATTGATTATTGTCGAACAAAAAGAATATATTTGTGCGATCAAGCTTTAGATAACTTACAATCAAGATACAGACCATGAAAATTTCACTAGTAAAAAAATTAATCTGCGGCTCTTTGTTGTGTGCCGTATGTTTTCCTGTAATGGGACAGAAAACCCATCCTCGCCTTATCGTACGGGCAGACGATATGGGTTCGTTTCAATCAAGCAATGTCGCTTGTATGGAAGGTTTTAAAAATGGTATCGAAACTTCCATCGAAGTAATGCCTACAACGGCTTGGTTCCCCGAAGCTGCCCGTTTGCTCAGAGAAAATCCCGGAATAGACGTAGGGGTGCATCTTACCATCACCAGCGAATGGGACAACG is from uncultured Macellibacteroides sp. and encodes:
- a CDS encoding VIT1/CCC1 transporter family protein; protein product: MDIDNKTRKDFIRFQRDEITSSILYARLATIEKDESNKKILNAISSEELKHCEVLMKYTEVIPSPYSWKVILYYVLARVLGLTFAIKLMEDGESDAHEMYYRYKNFPEIVQLGREEEKHEEQLIGMINEERLSYMGSVVLGLNDALVEFTGALAGFTLALNDSKLIALTGSITGIAAALSMASSEYLSTKTGDDKDKHPVKAAVYTGFAYLLTVGSLIAPFVLISNVLVALGIMLLVALLIIAMFNYYYSVAKSENFKKRFVEMAILSFSVATVSFLIGYALKYFTGIE